Proteins encoded by one window of Thermus caldifontis:
- a CDS encoding HAD family hydrolase has product MRGALLDRDGVLLLMDEEALYKRALELSLHGAGLDRALAVLAWAVREVNEAVRTLRVRTLEEEAAFWKALAQKAAEGLGLSSSAQTSLSEKLLSWRYYHFLRKAPGAEALLRSLKEQGLKVGVLSNTLPSLWESLAYHGLDRYVDGFFASCSLGVAKPDPRAFRMALEGLSLAPEETLYLDDDPENVEVARRLGLRAEVYHAYQRALGN; this is encoded by the coding sequence ATGCGAGGAGCCCTTCTGGACCGGGACGGGGTTTTGCTCCTGATGGACGAGGAAGCCCTTTACAAAAGGGCCCTGGAGCTTTCCCTCCATGGAGCCGGGCTTGACAGGGCCTTGGCCGTCCTGGCCTGGGCGGTGCGGGAGGTGAACGAAGCGGTCCGTACCCTAAGGGTGCGGACCCTCGAGGAGGAAGCCGCTTTCTGGAAGGCCCTGGCCCAGAAGGCGGCGGAGGGGCTTGGGCTTTCCAGTTCCGCTCAAACCTCCTTATCCGAAAAGCTCCTCTCCTGGCGCTATTACCACTTCCTGCGCAAAGCCCCAGGGGCGGAAGCCCTTCTTCGGAGTCTGAAAGAACAAGGGCTCAAGGTGGGCGTCCTCTCCAACACCCTGCCAAGCCTTTGGGAGAGCCTCGCCTATCACGGCCTGGACCGGTACGTGGATGGCTTCTTCGCCTCCTGCTCCCTGGGGGTAGCCAAGCCGGACCCCAGGGCGTTCCGGATGGCCCTCGAGGGCCTGAGTCTAGCCCCTGAAGAGACCCTTTACCTGGACGATGATCCGGAAAATGTGGAAGTGGCCCGCAGGCTAGGCCTGCGGGCCGAGGTATACCACGCTTACCAAAGGGCGCTGGGCAACTGA
- a CDS encoding S-layer homology domain-containing protein — protein MKWTWVGLLFLAGLSWAAFSDIPSGTLAEQVERVVAAGWIQGYPDGTFRGREPLNRYQLATALGRVLKDMGAEAREVRFRDVPQGHWALESLALAVSWGLVTGYPDGTFRGNEPLTRGALAVVLAKLLDKLSLAKEAPLPWDVPASHWAAKAVQKVLGTGLMDPNPDGSFGLEAQVNRYQLARALAALHSLVGSQLSKVPGPPSQPGVPASSREEAKVENLEVAGRWMGTRMGHTVVLTEEKVYRLTPTGLEEIGSASGALAAVPPWVLKAGALEDGRQRYVPVDTPGGKGVLPPVFKNLREGHLALDPSGNYLLLVNAEPLCNCPSRIVRLVLLLTNPVGLYAEYVYLLDEVGARVAGVAWADPKSLLVLETVGQKGRLYRINLNAGEDIAFSAWDEGGLEERSPVPVRPVAKVLLVEVPVAEAWGLGVEASDRLLTGVGGKILRIQLPSALW, from the coding sequence ATGAAGTGGACTTGGGTTGGGTTGCTTTTTCTGGCAGGCTTGTCGTGGGCGGCTTTCTCTGATATCCCCTCAGGCACCTTGGCCGAACAGGTGGAGCGGGTGGTGGCGGCCGGTTGGATACAAGGCTATCCTGATGGTACTTTCCGTGGTCGGGAGCCCTTAAATCGCTACCAGCTGGCTACGGCCTTGGGGCGGGTGCTTAAAGACATGGGGGCAGAGGCCCGAGAGGTGAGGTTTCGGGATGTGCCTCAGGGGCACTGGGCATTAGAGTCCTTGGCTTTGGCGGTTTCCTGGGGGCTGGTCACGGGGTATCCCGATGGCACCTTTCGCGGCAACGAGCCCTTGACCCGGGGAGCGCTGGCGGTGGTGTTGGCCAAGCTTTTGGACAAACTTTCCTTGGCCAAGGAGGCACCCCTTCCTTGGGATGTGCCGGCCTCCCACTGGGCGGCGAAAGCGGTGCAAAAGGTGCTGGGTACGGGCTTGATGGATCCCAATCCCGACGGCTCGTTTGGCTTGGAGGCGCAGGTTAACCGATACCAGTTGGCCCGGGCTTTGGCTGCTTTGCACTCCCTGGTGGGTTCCCAGCTGTCCAAGGTTCCTGGGCCTCCTTCCCAACCCGGGGTTCCGGCTTCTTCCAGGGAGGAGGCTAAGGTGGAGAACCTGGAGGTAGCTGGCCGGTGGATGGGTACCCGTATGGGGCATACCGTGGTGCTCACAGAAGAGAAGGTCTACCGGCTAACCCCCACGGGGCTGGAGGAGATTGGGAGTGCCTCGGGTGCTTTGGCGGCGGTTCCCCCTTGGGTTTTGAAGGCGGGTGCCCTAGAAGATGGGCGACAACGTTACGTGCCTGTGGATACCCCTGGGGGCAAGGGAGTTTTGCCGCCGGTATTTAAGAACTTGCGGGAGGGCCACCTGGCCCTGGATCCTTCTGGGAACTACTTGCTCCTGGTCAATGCTGAACCCCTTTGCAACTGCCCAAGCCGGATTGTGCGCCTGGTCCTCCTCTTAACCAACCCTGTGGGTCTTTATGCGGAATACGTGTACCTGCTGGATGAAGTGGGGGCTCGGGTGGCTGGGGTAGCCTGGGCGGATCCCAAAAGCCTTCTGGTCTTGGAGACGGTTGGCCAAAAGGGCCGCCTTTATCGGATTAACCTTAATGCTGGCGAGGACATAGCCTTTAGCGCCTGGGATGAAGGGGGACTGGAGGAGCGAAGCCCCGTACCTGTGCGTCCCGTGGCCAAGGTTTTGCTGGTGGAGGTACCTGTTGCCGAAGCCTGGGGACTGGGTGTGGAAGCCTCGGACCGCCTGCTTACCGGGGTGGGGGGGAAGATCCTCCGGATTCAGTTGCCCAGCGCCCTTTGGTAA
- a CDS encoding adenine phosphoribosyltransferase, giving the protein METYPITIGGVTRHVPLIEPLPGRRIPLVEFLGDPELVRAAAQALKPLVPLGTEVLFTTETSPIPLTHVLAEEMGLPYVVARRRRRPYMEDPIIQEVQTLTLGVGEVLWLDRRFAEKLLNQKVTLVSDVVASGETMKAMERMVHRAGGHVVGRLAVFRQGVSTVDVVTVAELPVL; this is encoded by the coding sequence ATGGAAACCTATCCCATTACCATCGGTGGCGTTACCCGGCATGTGCCCCTCATCGAGCCCTTACCAGGACGGCGCATCCCCCTGGTGGAGTTTTTGGGGGACCCTGAGCTGGTGCGGGCTGCGGCCCAGGCCCTAAAGCCCTTGGTACCTCTGGGAACCGAGGTGCTTTTCACCACGGAAACCAGCCCCATTCCCCTCACCCATGTGCTGGCGGAGGAGATGGGCCTGCCTTACGTGGTGGCGAGAAGGCGCCGACGCCCTTACATGGAGGATCCCATCATCCAGGAGGTGCAGACCCTGACCCTAGGGGTAGGGGAGGTGCTCTGGCTGGACCGGCGTTTTGCTGAAAAGCTTCTCAACCAGAAGGTGACCCTGGTATCCGATGTGGTGGCAAGCGGTGAAACCATGAAGGCCATGGAGCGCATGGTGCATAGGGCCGGGGGGCATGTGGTGGGGCGGCTAGCCGTCTTCCGCCAAGGGGTTTCAACGGTGGATGTGGTGACCGTGGCCGAGCTTCCCGTGCTTTAG
- a CDS encoding phosphoribosyltransferase family protein produces the protein MRTYPVEIAGVRRELPIVQVGPDVAVALLNLLGDTELTEAAAEELAKHLPPEVETLVTPEVKAVPLAHALSRITKKPYVVARKTEKPYMINPVSRQVLSITTGKPQLLVLDGADIPLIRGHKVAIVDDVVSTGSTLSGLRELIESVGGQVVAVLAVFTEGTPRQDVTALGHLPLFKPE, from the coding sequence GTGAGGACCTACCCTGTGGAGATCGCTGGGGTTCGGCGCGAGCTTCCCATCGTTCAGGTGGGCCCGGATGTGGCGGTGGCCCTTTTAAACCTTCTGGGGGACACCGAGCTCACCGAGGCCGCCGCCGAGGAACTGGCCAAGCATCTTCCCCCCGAGGTGGAAACCCTGGTCACCCCGGAGGTCAAGGCGGTGCCCTTGGCCCACGCCCTTTCCCGGATCACCAAGAAGCCCTACGTGGTGGCCCGCAAGACGGAGAAGCCCTACATGATCAACCCCGTGAGCCGTCAGGTGCTCTCCATCACCACGGGCAAGCCCCAGCTTTTGGTGCTGGACGGGGCGGACATCCCCCTCATCCGGGGGCACAAGGTGGCCATTGTGGACGACGTGGTGTCCACAGGGTCCACCCTTTCCGGTCTAAGGGAACTCATTGAGAGCGTGGGGGGCCAGGTGGTGGCGGTCCTGGCGGTCTTCACCGAGGGAACGCCCCGCCAGGATGTCACCGCCCTGGGTCATCTGCCTCTCTTTAAGCCGGAATAG
- a CDS encoding bifunctional nuclease family protein, with the protein MLSAKIETLGVDPQNGSVVVLLRTENDKLLPIVIGPLEAHHIVVALQGEKPPRPLTPDLLLSVMEMLQGKLLRVEIIDLRDGTFYARLILEHRGIELEVDARPSDAMALALRAGAPILVAEEVVERAGVEEASLKPHGAAEA; encoded by the coding sequence ATGCTAAGCGCCAAGATAGAAACCCTGGGCGTGGACCCCCAGAACGGGAGCGTGGTGGTTCTGCTCAGGACGGAGAACGACAAGCTTCTTCCCATCGTCATCGGTCCCCTCGAGGCCCACCACATCGTGGTGGCCTTGCAAGGGGAAAAACCCCCCCGCCCCCTAACCCCTGACCTTCTGCTGTCCGTAATGGAAATGCTCCAAGGAAAACTCCTTCGGGTGGAAATCATTGACCTGCGAGACGGAACCTTCTACGCTCGCCTCATCCTGGAGCACCGGGGCATTGAGCTGGAGGTGGACGCAAGGCCCTCCGACGCTATGGCCCTGGCCTTAAGGGCCGGGGCCCCCATCCTGGTGGCGGAGGAAGTGGTGGAAAGGGCCGGGGTAGAGGAGGCCAGCCTAAAGCCCCACGGAGCAGCGGAAGCCTAG